The following proteins are co-located in the Methanobrevibacter thaueri genome:
- a CDS encoding DUF6882 domain-containing protein has product MKVIEKPVEIEQGDSFKVLLSKYGALALDKQENLSELIGETEGELDIEKGLLTFGDIEFPVQILGFYMQDSKQWSWAWDNEDIFGADFIQSAKEIKAIGEEFDIEAFTTPMLNADFNDCHTLAMTATGILKMDAYYGVSEDDLDIFVLIKSDLIEEVDSPRKFRDTFYTFQKNFNIYPKIAFESYTKLKGYGFKPHDDFALAKIGEARVMAGYTERGNVTRLLIFGDDDR; this is encoded by the coding sequence TTGAAAGTAATAGAAAAACCAGTTGAAATTGAACAAGGCGATTCATTTAAGGTATTATTATCAAAATATGGTGCATTGGCACTTGACAAGCAGGAAAACTTATCAGAATTAATTGGGGAAACAGAAGGCGAATTGGACATTGAAAAAGGATTGCTGACCTTTGGTGACATCGAGTTTCCCGTTCAGATTTTAGGATTCTACATGCAGGACTCAAAGCAATGGTCATGGGCATGGGACAATGAGGACATCTTCGGTGCGGACTTTATTCAATCAGCAAAGGAAATCAAGGCAATCGGTGAGGAATTCGACATTGAGGCATTCACCACCCCTATGCTCAACGCAGATTTCAATGACTGCCACACTTTGGCCATGACTGCCACAGGCATTTTAAAGATGGATGCTTATTACGGCGTTTCCGAAGATGATCTGGACATTTTCGTTCTCATCAAGTCCGACTTGATTGAGGAAGTAGATTCCCCAAGGAAATTCAGGGACACATTCTACACTTTCCAAAAGAACTTCAACATCTACCCAAAAATAGCTTTCGAATCCTACACAAAGCTTAAGGGATACGGATTCAAGCCACATGATGATTTCGCTCTTGCAAAAATCGGTGAAGCCCGTGTTATGGCAGGATATACCGAAAGGGGAAACGTCACAAGGCTTTTAATATTCGGTGATGATGACAGGTGA